The genomic region GACCGCTTCCACGAGGCAAAGGTTCAATTCTGAAGCGTAGGATGGCCCAGCAGGGCTTAGGCATCGTGTAGGCAATATAACCTTCTCCTGCTGCACGTGGCGTTTCCTTATAGATGACGGATGGCGGGTCGAATACGACATCCAGTCCGAAACGACTCATTAACAAGCTGGATAAAATCTCAAGCTGAATAGTTCCCATAACCTTGAGATGCAGCTCTCGTTCCTCCGGCAACCATTGCAGATCAAGCAAGGGGTCTTCGTCCGTCAACGCCTGTAATGCAGCCACAAGATCGGGGTAACGTGCCGGGTCCCTACCATGTACTTGCACGGTCAGCAAAGGCACAGCCATCTGTGGCAGAGGAGGTACACCTTCAGGATTGCCGATAATGTCACCCACATGGGTGTCACTCAGTCCGTACAGCGTAGCGATCTGCCCCGCGTGAACGGCACCGGTATCTGCCCATTTCCGTCCATCCATGCGGCGAATCTGCGTTATTTTCTCCTCAAGCTCCCGCGTCGAATTATAGATGGTATCCCGGTTGTGAAGACTACCACCATACATGCGGACGTAGGCCGTGCGTCCCATCGTGCGGTCACGTTCAATCTTGAACACAACACCCGATACGGGAGAATCCACTGGCTGTGGAGGTGGAGGCAGAAATGCAAGGACTGCGTCCAGCAATGCCGTGACGCCAATTCCTTTGCCGGAAGCACCGTAACACACAGGGAACATCTCACCCTGATGCACATACCGCAGGAATGATTCGTTTAGATCCCTTTGGGATAACGCAGTCTCTTGAATGTAGGCTTTCATGACTTTTTCGTCCAGCTCCGCAAGTATCTCGAACAGACCTGGAATGGAAGGTGTGCCACCGGACAGCGTATCTTGATTCTCATTCCATAGGGAGTCGATGCCATGAAATGACTCTTCATGGCGTTGATACGTTTGGATTTCGCATGCGAAGGGAGACAGGGTGGAACGAATCTGCTCCATTACTGCTGGTGCAGACGCGCCAATCCGATCCATTTTATTGATATAGATGATGGTAGGAATGCGAAGTGAACGAAGGGCATGCCAGATGGCTTCACTTTGGGACTGAACCCCCTCCACTGCTGATAGAATCAGAATAGCGCCATCCATTACGCGCAGTGTTCGCTCTACTTCGGAGCTGAAATCAATATGCCCAGGCGTATCAATAAGGTCAATGATGGTGTTCTTCCAGATCAGAGAGGTCATAGCTGCTTGAACGGATATGCCACGTTCTTTCTCAATGTCCAGCGAGTCTGTGGCTGTTGTTCCGTCATCCACGCGTCCCGGACTGCGGACGACACCACTCTCATATAACATATGCTCGGTGGTAGTTGTTTTCCCCGCATCCACATGGGCGAAGATGCCGATATTCCTGCGATTCAATTCGTTTAACATGGAATGTTAAGCTCCTCTGACAACGGAATGCAATGTTTCCGACAATTAATAATCCAGATTATCATACCACATCTTCCATATGGAAGAATATGTGGATATATATGATTAGGGCGTGTCTAAAACTCGCTGAAGTATATCTTTTACCGACTTTTCGCCCCCTGCTGACTCACTTTCCCTCGACGTGCCCCGGCACCTATGTTCCAGTCTGTTTCTATTTTAACGTGAGCTGTTCATGGTTCTGCGGTAAGCTGCGGGCGTTGTGCCGGTTAATTTTTTGAATTGACGGTAAAAGTGGGGCAGGCTGTCAAACCCGCAAGCATCAGCTACGGCTGCCATTGTCTCATCGCCTTGCACCAGATGTTCTTTCGCCATAATGACCCTTCGCGCTAATGCGTAATCCGTCAGAGTCATGCCCGTGTATCGTTTGAAGGCACGGCTGAAATGAGCAGGGGATACAGAGGCGTACTGGGCCAGTTCAGGGAGGGACAGGCCATTCCGAAGGTTATCGTCAATATGAGAGATCGTAGAAGAGAGCCACGAGGGACCGGGAGTAGATTTACTCGGATTCGCAGGTCCCGAGGCTTCCAGACGTTCCAGAAAAATAAGCAATAGTTGCAGCCTTAACAGGGCCGCATGTGCACTCAGATGATGTCCGAGCTGAAATTCGGTCTGAATATCATCAATAAGGGCGGCCACCTGTGATTGCTCTTCTGTGTCCAGATGTCTCTTATACACCCGTTGTCTGCGACAACGTTCAAACAGACTCAGCAAGGAAGAAGCAGCTCCCCCGGCGGTCGATGCCAGCAATCCCGGGCTGAAGAACAAAGCGGAAGATGTGACAGGGTTGCCTGCATCCGGCAAGGCGCGGTGAACCGTACTGCCTGGGATAATGAACAGATCTCCTTCCTGCATATCCTCAAGTCCTGTATCAATAAAGATGCTGCCCTGACCACGATATACATAGATAATCTCATGCCAATCGTGAAGGTGATCCGGCAATTCGTTTTGAGGGGATTTTGTATCGCTGTACACCAAGCGGAACGGAATACCGGATTCTGCCTGGATAGTCGTACGAACAGGTGAACGCTCCATAAAGACTCCTTTCCAAACCAGCGTCTTCAACGAGATGTTATAGCTAGTCATGAGAGAGTATATTTACCGCAATATAAGCAATTTAATTTCCTTTTATTGATGATACAATGAATTTAAAGCGTTTACAATATAAGGGTGCTAAGCCTTTGGGCGGCATTCAGAGTGTACAAATAATCGATGAGGTGAGTGTCCATGTCGGCAAGCACGAAACGGCCAAGGTTGAAGCTGAATTTGCTCGGGAACGACGGTCAGCGCAAGTGCAAGGAGATTATGGAGCGTCCCGTGAAGGTTTTGCAGATCGGAGAAGGTAATTTCTTGCGGGGATTTGCAGACTGGATGCTTCATGAGAGTGCCAGACAAGGCAAATTCCATGGGAGTGTAGCTGTTACTCAGCCACGGCCTGGAGGCAAAGCAAAGCTGGAGCAGATTCGCGATCAGGATGGGTTATATACCATGATCACGCGTGGGCTGTCTCAAGGAAAGCCGGTTGAGCGGACAGAGTTGATCTCCATTTTCTCACAGTGTATCAATCCGTATGAGGAATGGGATGCCTTTCTGAACTTTGCGGAACTGCCTTCACTTGAGTTCGTTATTTCCAATACAACCGAATCAGGATTGAAATATAAGTATGTGGATTATATCGAGGGTGAACCCGTTCAATCATTTCCGGGGAAATTAACGGTTTTTCTGCATCAGCGATATTTGAAATTTGATGGTGATCCATCCAGAGGTTTGATTCATCTCCCATGTGAACTGCTTGAAGGCAATGGTGATGTGCTGCGCAGTTGTGTCCTCCGTCATAGTGAGGATTATGGGTATTCGGATGGCTTCCGTTCATGGATCGAGAACCATAATCACTTCTTGAATAATCTGGTAGATCGAATCGTAACAGGTGCGCCGACCCAGGAGGAAGCCGATTCCCTGACGAATCGCTGGGGTTATGAGGACCAGTTGATTAATACGGCAGAGCCATATCATTTCTGGGCCATTCAGGGTGATGAATCATTGGACAAAAAGCTACCACTCAAGCAAGCGGGCCTCAATGTACATTGGGTGAAAGATCTGAAGCCGTTTCAGATACGCAAGGTTCGGATTTTGAATGGGGCACATACCCTAATGTCATCACTGGGAATTCTGCAAGGCAAGCAACATGTGAGAGAAACGATGGAGGATTCGCACTTTGGCCCATGGATCCGGGAAGCTGTACATCAGGAGATCGTACCTGCTCTGGATATGCCGGATCATCAGCTGGAACAGTACGCGGAAGAAGTGTTCGAACGTTTCCTTAACCCGTACATTGAT from Paenibacillus sp. FSL R5-0341 harbors:
- a CDS encoding tagaturonate reductase, yielding MSASTKRPRLKLNLLGNDGQRKCKEIMERPVKVLQIGEGNFLRGFADWMLHESARQGKFHGSVAVTQPRPGGKAKLEQIRDQDGLYTMITRGLSQGKPVERTELISIFSQCINPYEEWDAFLNFAELPSLEFVISNTTESGLKYKYVDYIEGEPVQSFPGKLTVFLHQRYLKFDGDPSRGLIHLPCELLEGNGDVLRSCVLRHSEDYGYSDGFRSWIENHNHFLNNLVDRIVTGAPTQEEADSLTNRWGYEDQLINTAEPYHFWAIQGDESLDKKLPLKQAGLNVHWVKDLKPFQIRKVRILNGAHTLMSSLGILQGKQHVRETMEDSHFGPWIREAVHQEIVPALDMPDHQLEQYAEEVFERFLNPYIDHKLQDIALNTIGKFKVRVLPTLLSYEQNQGSWPERLILGFAGLLCLYRPVNTSEGYKAQRLNGEDILLRDDPDVLAALAAHWEGYDTLNRNQNQLAERVAAVLSDTLIWGENLDAREGLREALVREIGLLEGEGK
- a CDS encoding AraC family transcriptional regulator; its protein translation is MTSYNISLKTLVWKGVFMERSPVRTTIQAESGIPFRLVYSDTKSPQNELPDHLHDWHEIIYVYRGQGSIFIDTGLEDMQEGDLFIIPGSTVHRALPDAGNPVTSSALFFSPGLLASTAGGAASSLLSLFERCRRQRVYKRHLDTEEQSQVAALIDDIQTEFQLGHHLSAHAALLRLQLLLIFLERLEASGPANPSKSTPGPSWLSSTISHIDDNLRNGLSLPELAQYASVSPAHFSRAFKRYTGMTLTDYALARRVIMAKEHLVQGDETMAAVADACGFDSLPHFYRQFKKLTGTTPAAYRRTMNSSR
- a CDS encoding translation factor GTPase family protein, with protein sequence MLNELNRRNIGIFAHVDAGKTTTTEHMLYESGVVRSPGRVDDGTTATDSLDIEKERGISVQAAMTSLIWKNTIIDLIDTPGHIDFSSEVERTLRVMDGAILILSAVEGVQSQSEAIWHALRSLRIPTIIYINKMDRIGASAPAVMEQIRSTLSPFACEIQTYQRHEESFHGIDSLWNENQDTLSGGTPSIPGLFEILAELDEKVMKAYIQETALSQRDLNESFLRYVHQGEMFPVCYGASGKGIGVTALLDAVLAFLPPPPQPVDSPVSGVVFKIERDRTMGRTAYVRMYGGSLHNRDTIYNSTRELEEKITQIRRMDGRKWADTGAVHAGQIATLYGLSDTHVGDIIGNPEGVPPLPQMAVPLLTVQVHGRDPARYPDLVAALQALTDEDPLLDLQWLPEERELHLKVMGTIQLEILSSLLMSRFGLDVVFDPPSVIYKETPRAAGEGYIAYTMPKPCWAILRFRIEPLPRGSGLIYTSTVRTDDLLLRYQNEVERRIPEALSQGMLGWEVTDLRITLVEGEHHVWHTHPLDFVVATPMGIMDGLARTGTTLLEPLLQFRLTVPEEYGGKALSDLVYMRATFEAPVIGNGRCIIEGVMPLATSMDYPVKLRSETSGRGVLTTSFAGYQDCPADVTHTRKRRGVNPLDQSKYILSVRNAITS